One Deltaproteobacteria bacterium genomic window carries:
- a CDS encoding aldehyde dehydrogenase family protein has protein sequence MAGTAQSLGAENGARRYQLFINGRFTPSQSGKTFESVSPHDCSVVAVVAEGDKPDIDAAVAAARGAYEGVWSATPPGERAKLLLKIADLLEANAAELGRLETLDMGMPVLMTSSMGAISADVFRYWAGMATKLHGLTSPPMRPGEYLGYTLREPVGVVGGITPWNAPLLMAVWKTAPALACGNTVVLKPAEHTPMTALELARLTAEAGLPEGVLNVVPGFGPTAGAALAAHPGVDKIAFTGEYVTGRLIVQMSASNLKTVTLELGGKSPHIIFDDVDLEPAIATALFGLYMNTGQVCSAGTRILVQDGLYDRFVERFVERSQQVQIGDPMDFSTRMGPLVSEEQLRKVQRYVEIGKKEGARLRCGGGQPKDPALAKGFYHEPTVFTEVDNRMQIAQEEIFGPVASVLRFRDEDDAVRIGNDVIYGLAAGVQTKDLKRAHRLAKRLQAGTVWINTWHMIEPNSPFGGYKLSGYGRENGIAMVEHLTRLKQVWVDLNDFTMDLFA, from the coding sequence ATGGCCGGCACCGCCCAGTCCCTCGGCGCCGAGAACGGCGCGCGCCGCTATCAGCTCTTCATCAACGGCAGGTTCACCCCTAGTCAGTCGGGCAAGACCTTCGAGAGCGTGAGTCCCCACGACTGCTCGGTCGTGGCCGTGGTCGCCGAGGGCGACAAGCCGGACATCGACGCTGCCGTCGCCGCCGCGCGCGGCGCCTACGAGGGGGTGTGGTCCGCGACGCCGCCGGGAGAGCGCGCCAAGCTCCTGCTCAAGATCGCCGATCTCCTCGAGGCCAACGCCGCCGAGCTCGGGCGTCTCGAGACGCTCGACATGGGGATGCCCGTGCTGATGACCAGCAGCATGGGGGCGATCTCGGCCGATGTCTTCCGCTACTGGGCGGGCATGGCCACCAAGCTGCACGGCCTGACGAGCCCGCCGATGCGGCCGGGCGAATACCTCGGCTACACGCTGCGCGAGCCGGTCGGCGTGGTCGGCGGCATCACGCCCTGGAACGCGCCCCTCCTGATGGCGGTCTGGAAGACCGCGCCGGCGCTCGCCTGCGGCAACACCGTGGTCCTGAAGCCCGCCGAGCACACCCCCATGACCGCCCTCGAGCTCGCGCGGCTCACCGCCGAGGCCGGCCTGCCCGAAGGGGTGCTCAACGTCGTCCCCGGCTTCGGGCCGACGGCGGGCGCGGCGCTCGCCGCGCATCCCGGCGTCGACAAGATCGCCTTCACCGGCGAGTACGTCACCGGCCGGCTCATCGTCCAGATGTCGGCGTCGAACCTGAAGACCGTCACCCTCGAGCTTGGCGGCAAGTCGCCGCACATCATCTTCGACGACGTCGACCTCGAGCCGGCGATCGCGACGGCGCTGTTCGGCCTGTACATGAACACGGGCCAGGTCTGCTCGGCCGGCACCCGCATCCTCGTCCAGGACGGCCTCTACGACCGGTTCGTCGAGCGCTTCGTCGAGCGCTCGCAGCAGGTCCAGATCGGCGACCCGATGGACTTCTCGACCCGGATGGGTCCGCTGGTCTCGGAGGAGCAGCTCCGCAAGGTGCAGCGCTACGTCGAGATCGGCAAGAAGGAGGGCGCCCGCCTCCGCTGCGGCGGCGGGCAGCCGAAGGATCCGGCGCTCGCCAAGGGCTTCTACCACGAGCCCACGGTCTTCACCGAGGTCGACAACAGGATGCAGATCGCCCAGGAGGAGATCTTCGGCCCGGTGGCGAGCGTCCTCCGCTTCCGCGACGAGGACGACGCCGTGCGCATCGGCAACGACGTCATCTATGGGCTCGCCGCCGGCGTGCAGACGAAGGACCTGAAGCGCGCCCACCGCCTCGCCAAGCGGCTGCAGGCCGGGACCGTGTGGATCAACACCTGGCACATGATCGAGCCGAACTCGCCCTTCGGCGGCTACAAGCTCTCCGGCTACGGGCGGGAGAACGGCATCGCGATGGTCGAGCACCTGACGCGTCTCAAGCAGGTCTGGGTCGACCTGAACGACTTCACGATGGACCTCTTCGCCTGA
- a CDS encoding aldehyde dehydrogenase family protein, which yields MKQTFCHLIDGELVAGRRDFEVVNPATGAPFARCPDATREEVDAAMGAAARAFAGEWSRDEAGRRRTLAAMSEALAAAADELGRLVCLEQGKPLAQATGEVRGAARLLKRYAEEPIPREVLREDQKVRVTVVRKPLGVTAAITPWNYPVATLVAKIGPAFVTGNTVVAKPSPFTPLSSLALGAVLRPVVPRGTLNVIGGSDEVGAWMTAHPQVRKISFTGSVPTGKKIMRAAAEDLKRVTLELGGNDPAIVLPDVDPAQVAPRLFWGAFTNSGQICIAIKRLYVHERTYRPLVDALAALARQVKLGDGLEPDTELGPINNRPQFERVRELVDDARRAGGKVEVGGAPLSRPGYFYPPTLVTGVGEGVRLVDEEQFGTALPVIPYADVEDAVAQANRSHYGLGGSVWTADVRRGEEIAQRLECGTAWVNQHIDTGAFAPFGGMKWSGIGRENGRWGIEEFCELQVVSTRLA from the coding sequence ATGAAGCAGACGTTCTGTCACCTGATCGACGGCGAGCTCGTTGCGGGTCGGCGCGACTTCGAGGTCGTGAACCCCGCCACCGGCGCCCCCTTCGCACGCTGCCCTGACGCGACGCGTGAGGAGGTGGATGCCGCGATGGGCGCCGCGGCGCGCGCCTTTGCCGGCGAGTGGAGCCGAGACGAGGCCGGCCGGCGGCGGACGCTCGCGGCGATGAGCGAGGCGCTGGCGGCGGCGGCCGACGAACTCGGGCGGCTCGTCTGCCTGGAGCAGGGCAAGCCGCTCGCGCAGGCGACGGGCGAGGTGAGGGGGGCGGCGCGGCTCCTCAAGCGCTACGCGGAGGAACCCATCCCGCGCGAGGTCCTGCGCGAGGATCAGAAGGTTCGCGTGACGGTCGTGCGGAAGCCGCTCGGCGTGACCGCGGCCATCACGCCCTGGAACTACCCCGTGGCGACGCTGGTCGCCAAGATCGGACCGGCTTTCGTCACGGGCAACACCGTGGTCGCCAAGCCGTCGCCCTTCACGCCGCTCTCCTCCCTGGCGCTCGGTGCGGTGCTCCGTCCCGTGGTGCCGCGCGGGACGCTCAACGTGATCGGCGGCAGCGACGAGGTGGGCGCCTGGATGACGGCGCATCCCCAGGTGCGCAAGATCTCGTTCACGGGCAGCGTGCCGACCGGCAAGAAGATCATGCGGGCGGCCGCCGAGGACCTGAAGCGGGTGACGCTCGAGCTCGGCGGCAACGACCCGGCGATCGTGCTGCCGGACGTGGATCCCGCGCAGGTGGCGCCGCGGCTGTTCTGGGGCGCCTTCACCAACTCCGGCCAGATCTGCATCGCCATCAAGCGGCTCTACGTGCACGAGCGGACGTATCGGCCGCTGGTCGACGCGCTGGCGGCGCTCGCCCGGCAGGTCAAGCTCGGGGACGGCTTGGAGCCGGATACCGAGCTCGGGCCGATCAACAACCGGCCGCAGTTCGAACGCGTCCGGGAGCTCGTCGACGATGCGCGCCGCGCCGGGGGCAAGGTGGAGGTGGGCGGCGCGCCGCTGTCGCGCCCGGGCTACTTCTACCCGCCGACGCTGGTGACCGGCGTCGGCGAGGGGGTCCGCCTCGTCGACGAGGAGCAGTTCGGGACGGCGCTTCCGGTCATCCCGTACGCCGACGTCGAGGACGCCGTCGCGCAGGCCAACCGCTCACACTACGGGCTCGGCGGCTCGGTGTGGACGGCCGACGTGCGCCGCGGCGAGGAGATCGCCCAGCGGCTCGAGTGCGGGACCGCGTGGGTCAACCAGCACATCGACACGGGTGCCTTCGCGCCGTTCGGCGGGATGAAGTGGAGCGGCATCGGCCGGGAGAACGGCCGCTGGGGCATCGAGGAGTTCTGCGAGCTCCAGGTCGTCAGTACACGCCTGGCGTAG
- a CDS encoding N-acetylmuramoyl-L-alanine amidase — MRRLTAALALGLMVPRGARPAVLERVEVVEDGGPVVRLHVSEPVKPVAHALAGPDRIYLDLPVTATAPGAQAVTRGVGPLLRVRTARFDAGTVRVVLDLAAAVPFTLETDARTVVVRLGPGRTEAAPPPPASQPEAAPAPEPAGPPSAAPSASAAPSLPAVAPEPETKPPDLGTGPPAPRTEPPDLRAEPPAPAPEPPRVAEEAPRTAPEPSGPGRPPVKPPGVQPPLAAARPPAPTDRHGSGERALPLVIIDPGHGGHDPGAAGVGGVIEKDVVLDIARRLAVKLATRLPVSVVLTRLDDSYVPIERRVPEAAEAALFLSLHANACRDPSARGVEVFYGGGAGAPGDPIAADRAMRLGRAVESALATVVGGVRGDARPGTFAVLARNAVPGVLVEIGYLTHPGDAARACDGAYQDLLTDALVEGVRDFLRVSAPVL; from the coding sequence ATGCGGCGGCTCACGGCCGCGCTGGCGCTCGGGCTGATGGTGCCCCGGGGCGCACGGCCGGCCGTTCTCGAACGGGTGGAGGTCGTGGAGGACGGGGGACCCGTGGTGCGCCTCCACGTCTCGGAGCCCGTCAAACCGGTCGCCCACGCCCTGGCGGGGCCCGATCGCATCTACCTCGACCTGCCCGTGACAGCGACCGCCCCCGGAGCCCAGGCGGTGACCCGCGGCGTGGGCCCATTGTTGCGGGTGCGGACGGCGCGCTTCGACGCCGGTACGGTGCGGGTGGTGCTCGACCTCGCTGCGGCGGTGCCATTCACGCTCGAGACGGACGCGCGCACGGTCGTCGTGAGGCTCGGTCCAGGCCGGACGGAGGCGGCACCCCCTCCCCCGGCCAGCCAGCCGGAGGCCGCTCCGGCGCCCGAGCCGGCCGGACCGCCATCCGCGGCTCCCTCCGCGTCCGCTGCTCCCTCCCTGCCCGCGGTGGCCCCCGAGCCGGAAACGAAGCCGCCCGACCTCGGGACCGGGCCACCCGCTCCTCGAACCGAGCCGCCTGATCTCCGAGCCGAACCCCCTGCTCCCGCGCCTGAGCCACCCCGTGTCGCGGAGGAGGCACCCCGGACGGCCCCGGAGCCTTCCGGACCCGGCCGACCCCCCGTCAAGCCGCCTGGCGTCCAACCCCCTCTCGCGGCAGCCCGGCCGCCCGCGCCGACCGACCGCCACGGCTCGGGGGAGAGGGCCCTCCCGCTGGTCATCATCGATCCGGGCCATGGGGGGCACGATCCGGGGGCCGCCGGGGTCGGCGGGGTCATCGAGAAGGACGTGGTCCTGGACATCGCCCGGCGGCTGGCAGTGAAGCTCGCCACGCGCCTGCCCGTCTCGGTGGTCCTCACTCGTCTCGACGACTCCTACGTGCCGATCGAGCGCCGGGTGCCGGAAGCGGCGGAGGCGGCGCTGTTTCTGTCCCTGCATGCGAATGCCTGCCGCGACCCGAGCGCCCGGGGCGTGGAGGTCTTCTACGGCGGCGGTGCCGGCGCGCCGGGCGACCCGATCGCCGCCGACCGCGCCATGCGGCTCGGCCGGGCGGTCGAGTCCGCGCTCGCCACGGTGGTCGGCGGCGTGCGCGGCGACGCGCGGCCGGGGACCTTTGCCGTCCTCGCGCGCAACGCCGTGCCGGGGGTCCTGGTCGAGATCGGGTACCTCACCCACCCGGGCGACGCCGCGCGGGCCTGCGACGGGGCCTATCAGGACCTCCTCACCGACGCGCTGGTCGAGGGCGTACGGGATTTCCTGCGCGTTTCCGCGCCCGTGCTATGA
- a CDS encoding nucleoside deaminase codes for MEESLREARAAGARGEVPIGAVVVRDGLLLARAGNASIAEADPTGHAEVRALRSAARVAGNYRLPRAVLYVTVEPCVMCMGAALQARIARLVYGCADPKAGAAGSLFDLAGDRRLNHRMVVDAGLAEDECRAVVQGFFRARRARAR; via the coding sequence ATGGAGGAGTCCCTGCGCGAGGCGCGGGCGGCCGGGGCGCGGGGCGAGGTGCCGATCGGCGCGGTCGTCGTGCGGGACGGCCTCCTGCTCGCCCGTGCCGGCAACGCCAGCATCGCCGAGGCCGACCCGACGGGCCACGCCGAGGTCCGCGCGCTGCGTTCCGCCGCGCGCGTGGCCGGGAACTACCGGCTGCCCCGGGCGGTCCTGTACGTGACCGTCGAGCCGTGCGTCATGTGCATGGGCGCCGCGCTCCAGGCGCGCATCGCGCGGCTGGTCTACGGCTGCGCGGATCCCAAAGCAGGCGCCGCCGGGTCGCTCTTCGACCTGGCGGGGGACCGGCGGCTCAACCATCGCATGGTCGTCGATGCCGGCCTGGCCGAGGACGAGTGCCGCGCCGTCGTCCAGGGATTCTTTCGCGCACGTCGAGCGCGGGCGCGGTGA